Proteins encoded within one genomic window of Brassica rapa cultivar Chiifu-401-42 chromosome A09, CAAS_Brap_v3.01, whole genome shotgun sequence:
- the LOC103833872 gene encoding uncharacterized protein LOC103833872 — protein sequence MSGSKKTVFLSILLIMVMILSISQNINSVSDSAFTPTGEKRLFPKPLTCVAHAKKVPHCVESVKNFHFKNVTKECCTVLLGIPKDCFGIMFPRRFVYRIMLKTACKLLGIIKV from the coding sequence ATGAGTGGAAGTAAAAAAACAGTGTTCCTATCCATTTTATTGATAATGGTAATGATTCTAtcaatttctcaaaatataaatagtgTTAGTGATTCTGCATTTACTCCAACAGGAGAGAAAAGATTGTTCCCAAAGCCATTAACTTGTGTGGCACATGCAAAAAAAGTTCCACACTGTGTAGAATCAGTGAAGAATTTCCATTTCAAAAATGTTACAAAAGAATGTTGCACAGTTTTACTCGGTATTCCTAAAGATTGTTTTGGCATTATGTTTCCTAGGCGTTTTGTCTATCGTATTATGCTTAAAACTGCATGTAAGTTATTAGGTATCATCAAGGTTTAG
- the LOC117127725 gene encoding uncharacterized protein LOC117127725 codes for MQIHQLRWRFQWSKIVWFSQGVPRYAFITWLAIRDRLSTGHRTSQWGQPQRCLYCGEPDETRDHLFFACPFTFTLWLKVVGNLFGIDPDPDWDTTLERLQNGTYDRLTFILLRLVFQVSVYFIWIERNDRKHSNRAKSVEQLAKLIDKAVRNRLSSTHYFLKPKLKGIMCRWFEAHPHRE; via the coding sequence atgcAAATACATCAACTTAGATGGAGATTTCAGTGGAGCAAGATAGTATGGTTCTCACAAGGAGTTCCGAGATATGCTTTTATCACCTGGCTTGCAATTCGTGATAGACTGTCGACAGGCCACCGTACAAGCCAGTGGGGTCAACCGCAAAGATGTCTTTACTGTGGTGAGCCAGATGAGACGAGAGACCATCTCTTCTTTGCTTGCCCATTTACATTTACTCTCTGGCTGAAGGTTGTTGGAAATCTGTTTGGTATCGACCCCGACCCGGACTGGGACACCACGCTTGAGCGTCTGCAGAATGGAACGTATGACCGGCTCACGTTCATACTCCTGCGACTTGTCTTTCAGGTTTCCGTTTACTTCATCTGGATAGAGCGAAATGATAGGAAGCATAGTAACCGAGCAAAGTCTGTGGAGCAACTAGCAAAGCTGATTGATAAGGCAGTCCGGAACAGGTTATCATCTACCCATTATTTCCTCAAGCCGAAGCTGAAAGGAATTATGTGCAGATGGTTTGAAGCTCATCCCCACCGCGAGTGA